The following is a genomic window from Salmo salar chromosome ssa23, Ssal_v3.1, whole genome shotgun sequence.
atctgttttgaaattcactacttgactgagggaccttttcagataattgtatgtgtgggtttACAGAGATGGGggaagtcattaaaaaatcatgttaaatgcTATTAtctgccgggctagacaatctgcaccctctttctaaaattatttgCCCGAAATTGTTTCAACCCCtatcactagcctgttcaacctctctttcgtatcgtctgagattcccaaagattggaaagctgccgcagtcatccccctcttcaaagggggagacactctagacgcaaactgctacagacctatatctatcctaccctgcctttctaaggtgttcgaaagccaagttaaccaacagattaccgaccatttcgaatcccaccgtaccttctctgctatgcaatctggtttcagcgCTGGTTATggttgcacctcagccacgctcaaggtcctaaacaatatcataaccgccatcgataaaagacagtactgtgcagccgtcttcatcgacctggccaaggccttcgactctgtcaatcaccacattcttattggcagactcgacagccttggtttctcaaatgattgcctcgcctggttcaccaactacttctctgatagagttcagtgtgtcaaatcggagggcctgttgtccggacctctggctgtctctatgggggtgccatagggttcaattctcgggccgactctcttctctgtatacatcaatgatgttgctcttgctgctggggatTCTGATCCACCtatatgcagacgacaccattctgtgtacctctggcccttctttggacactgtgttaactaacatccagacaagcttcaatgccatacaactttccttccgcggcctccaactgctcttaaatgcaagtaaaactaaatgcatgctcttcaaacgatcgctgcccgcacctgcccgcccgcccgtccagcatcactactctggactgttctgactggtctggttagactgtaaactctccttccagactcacattaagcatctccaatccaaaattaaatctagaatcggcttcctatttcgcaacaaagcatccttcactcatgctgccaaacataccctcgtaaaactgaccatcctaccgatccttgacttcggcgatgtcttttacaaaatagcctccaacactctactcaacaaattggatacagtctatcacagtgccatccgttttgtcacccaagccccatatactacccaccactgcgacctgtacgctctcgttggctggcgctCGCTtgatactcgtcgccaaacccactggctccaggtcatctacaagtctctgctaggtaaagccccgccttatctcagttcactggtcaccatagcagcacccacccgtagcacgcgctccagcaggtatatctcactggtcacccccaaagccaattcttactttggccgcctttccttccagttctctgctgccaatgactggaacaaactgcaaaaatctctgaagctggagactcatatctccctcactagctttaagcaccagctgtcagagcagctcacagatcactgcacctgtacatagcccatctgtcaatagcccatccaactacctcatccccgtactgtgtttatttatcttgctcctttgcaccccaatatctctacttgcacatttcatatatacatatctaccattgcagtgtttaattgctatattgtaattacttcgccaccatggcctatttattgccttacctcccttatcctacctcatttgcacatactgtatatagaccttttctactgtattattgaccttatgtttgtttattccatgtgtaactctgttgttgtatgtgccgaactgctctgctttatcttggccaggtcgcagttgcaaatgagaacttgttctcaactagcctacctggtgaaataaaacaaatattgcacagagtgagtccatgcaacttatgtgacttgttaagcacgttTTTGGTCCTGAACCTGCTGATGAGGTTGTatacttattgactaaagacaCTTCAGCCTTTCATTTCTAaaagcataattccactttgacattgtggggtattgtgtgttggccagtgacacaaagtctcaattgaatccattttaaattcaggctgtaacacaacaacatgtggaataagtcaaaggaggtaaatactttctgaaggcactgtatacgtgTTACGTATTTGTCTTGGATTGTTTTGAAGGTGTTCGATATCTGACCAACCGTTTCTCATCataccttccatctctctctctcttgcagatTCTCTCCCAAACCAATCAGAACCATTCATCGCAGCATGccccttcctcttcttcctcctcccagGTTCCTCCTTCCCCTGGCCCCACCCCTGCCCAGTTCATCCTGCACAGCGCTCTCCCATTGGTGGGCTGCACCAAAACCCCGCCCAGCCACCTGCACCTTGGCATGTCTTTGGGTGGCGGCTGTGCCCAGACCCCGCCCCCACCCATGCCCTCTGGGTTCTTGGGAGGGTCCGGAGACTCCAGTGATATAGGCTGGGACAACGAGAGCAAGGACCCTGACAAGGTAGCACCATTAAAAATCATGTCTTTCTACCGCTCCCATATCTTCCaattacttgtgtgtgtgtgtgtgtggggggaaaggAATAAGGTCATCTGACTATCAGTACAGTACTGCATAGTGTTGGCACAATACCAGAATGTTAACTTCATTACTGATACTAGGTTTAGTATCACGATGCTCGATACCAAAACGATACCGTGGCAAAAAAAGGCATATTAGCCAAAGTTACAGAATGGCACATGATCCAGACAGATATACtcagctactgctctgttcaATCGTTGGGCATCTTGAGTTCAATATCAACAcatttgctttttttttttacatgtttttctTTTCAGAGACAGCCATGTATGCATTAATGAATCAATTATGCAATCAGTTTGACTTAGGTAAAAACAATCTAACTACATAATGGtaatcatttatttgaatggtaaatacATCTGTAGCATAtccacaatacaggtgaatgcatattcaataggagtgtgtgcatgcattgagttattgagcttgtttttGGGTGATTCCATGGGGCTACAGATGACAAACCATTTCCCTTCCATTTTGGGACACATTTTATTGTATTCATCAACAGCATTTGCTTAGAAGTAGCTTTTTTCATAAAATTTTTTCTCTTTAATGAGTAATGatgtcattacatttacattttagtcatttagcagacgctcttatccagagcgacttacagtagtgaatgcatacatttcatttcatggatttattttttttgtactggccccccgtgggaatcgaacccacaaccctggcgttgcacacctatgctggcgttgcaaacaccatgctctaccaactgagccacagggaggcaggcagttCGCTGAAGCAATAGATCATCTTTTGGACATTTTGTGTCTAAAATGTAAATCTTTtggagagatgagaaagagaccGACTAAGTGAATCCATAAAGTTTTTATTGGCAATCAGCTATGAAATCAATATATTATGCCTTAGTTTGCATATCATCACAAACAAAGTCTAGGGTAGTGAATTGATGTTAGCTTTAGCTGTCACctagcaaggaaagttagcctaCAAAGCTGGACACTATCGGTATATTCTTCCATTGTAAAGGGTTCTAGCCTGTATCGACTTTGTTTTGCGAACAGTAATTAACAGTTTCAACATCTACATGCCTTGTTACATTATTCAAGTCTGTTAACTTCTGTGCAGTGTGAGTGGGAGCTTatatgatgcagcccagactcccagtgcaggctcgCAAGTGGAGCAGGCACTGTGCGCTCTATAATAAGGGGTCGACTGCGCTGATAAGAACGGCTTGATCtgtgagacacatttgacagaagtaccgaaAGTAACAAATTCTACTGCAAAACAGTTTTTCATGTTCTGGTATCTAAAAAGTACTGATGTATtggtataccgtgcaacactagtACTGCACCTCTTATTTAATTTCTCTCGCTCTCAGTACCTGAAGAAGCTCCACACTCAGGAGCGTGCGGTGGAGGAGGTGAAGCTGGCTATTAAGCCTTACTACCAGCGTAAAGACATCAACAAGGACGACTACAAGGACATCCTGAGGAAGGCAGTGCACAAGGTAACCCAGCCCTCTAACCATGAACCTGCTTTAGCTGCATTACTTTATTACATGGTTTAGCACAATGTTATGTTATTACATGGTTTAAGTACGCTGTTACGTGGTTTAGCACAGTGTTGTTACGTGGTTTAGCACAGTGTTGTTACGTGGTTTAGCACAGTGTTGTTACGTGGCTTAGCACAGTGTTACGTGGCTTAGCACAGCGTTGTTAACTTTGTTATTCGATGGTGTAAAACACCTTATTCTATGAATGACTTGATAAACAGTTGGATcagtagttgaatcaggtgtgttagtgctgggctggaacaaaatagTCTGCTCAGCAATGGTCAGGCTTTTGGGTTTAGGCTGTAGTGTCTCTCAGTAACAGAGTGTAGGTGCATTTTGTTCCATAGGAATAACAACCTGTTTGTAACATTTTAAAAGATTGGCTAAGACAATGTTAAAAGATTGGCGTAATTACTAGACTGAGTGGTGTCGATATAATTACTTTTGACTGGTTTGTGAATGTTTATAGAATTTCCACAAACAGGTATTGGCAGTTGTTGGAAGTAGACTTCATAAATAAGGCCAGAGGGAGTGtattatatttaagcaataaggtccgaggaggtgtgatatattggccaatacactgaacaaaaatataaatgcaacaggttaagtgttggtttcatgagctgaaataaaatattaaaaaagtaacatatgcacaaaaagcttatttctcaattttgtgcacaaatttgtttacagctctgttagtgagcatttctcctttgccaagaaaacccatccacctgacaggtgtggcatatcaagaagattattaaacagcatgatcattacacagttgcaccttgtgctgggaacaagaaaaggccactctaaaatgtgccgttttgtcactgccaaggatgtctcaagttttgatggagcGTGCAATGGGCATGCTGACTGCGGGTATGTCCACCAtatctgttgccagagaatgtaatgttcataaGATGCCTCCAAtgccgttttagagaatttagcagtatgtctaactggcctcacaaccgtagaccatgtgtaaccactaCAGCCCGggacttccacatccggctttttcacctgcgagaccagccacccggacagctgatgaaactgtgggtatGCACAACCTAAGAATTTCTGCGCAAACTgtcaaactgtctcagggaagctcatctgcacgCTTgtagtcctcaccagggtcttgacctgactacagttttggcgtcgtaactgacttcagtgggcaaatgctcacctttgatggccactggcaagctggagaagtgtgctcttcacggatgaatcccggtttcaattgtactgggcagatggcagacagcgtgtgtgGCATTGTGTGGGAGTCAGTGTTGTGAacggagtgccccatggtgggggtggggttatagtacgggcaggcataaactacggacaactaACACGATTGCATTTTCTCTAAGGCAATTTGAAAAAACAGAGATaatgtgatgagatcctgaggcccattgtcgtgccattcatctgctggcgtcacctcatgtttcagcataataacGCATGGCCCCatttcgcaaggatctgtacacaattcctggaagctggaaatgtcccagttcttccatggcctgcacactcaccagatatgtcacgcattgagcatgtttgggatgctctggattgacgtttaCGTagggtgttccagttcccgccaatatccatcaacttctcacagccattgaagagtgtgacaacattccacaggccacaatcaacagcctgatcaactctatgcgacggAAATGTCTCGCGCTGCATACGGCAGATGGTGGTCGCAcgaaatactgactggttttctaatccacgcccatacttttttttttacggtatctgtgaccaatagatgcatatctgtatttccagtcatgtgaaatccatagattacagcctaatttatttatttaattgatttccttataatctgtgactcagtaaaatctttgaaattgttgtatgttgtgtttatatttttgttcagtgttaggCCAGTTAgacatactgacaaattctctaaaacggcaTTGGCctagggctgttcttatgcacgacgcgaaactgtatattggccatataccacaaacctcagaggtgccttattgctattataaactggtttccaACATAAAAAAGGACAGTAAACAAGTATTTTTgcatcatacccgtggtatattgtctaatatacacaaggctggaatactGTTTCAGCCATTAAGCATCCAGGATGCAAACTATCCGGTTTATAATGCAGAATATGTAACTATGTTCCAACACAATAACAATTGGAAGATGTAAATACGTTACATTGTAAGTAATTACAGCCTAGCGTAAGTAATTACTGTGTAGTTAGTTTAACAGcaatttgatatagtgtgtttaTGACTAATACcgacctgtgtgtgtggttgtctcTGCTTCTCAGATCTGCCACAGTCGAAAGGGAGAGATCAACCCGGTCAAGGTGAGCAACCTGGTCAAGCTTTATGTTCAGAGGTACAAGTACTTCAGGAAGCACGGTCGAAAGATGGATGAGGAagtgagggaggacagagagatggattcCTCCTATTGATTGGACCAGGGGTCGCTCTCACCCTACTCCCATTGGTTCTGCTGCCCACTCTTTGCACGTGACTGGGCCCACTGAGGCCGTAGAGTGACATTTGTTTTATTCACCTCCCTATTTGCTGTCCCCATGTAAACTCGTAACCACCCCCCGCCCCCTCTCTCGTCTCCTGTGTGTCTTGCTGTACAGAAATATTGAGTAGATATCTGCAAAATATACACACGCAGTATATGAATAAAAAAAACTACAATGTTATGGGAGCGATGCagaacacacatgcatacacacttacacgtgcgcgcacacatactgtacatactgtaagtacactacactgactctcctttctctctgtgtggtaTAAACCTGTCAAATAGTCAGGTTGTTGGTCGGCTGGTTTAAATATAGAGATTTGACACTTGAttttctgttcctgtctcttTTTTGAAGTCTGTACTCTGAGGGGCGGTTTCCTGAGCACAGGAGATTCTCTATCGAGTTCGCTTTTAAGTCCAAGACCAGGCTTACTCTATGTCCGGGAAACCAATCCTGAAGGTTTTACTACTCTGATCAGTGCTTAGGCAGAGAGTGAAATAAATGAACGCAAGTTGTCACTGTCCTACAAGCTATGGATTTTACAGGCTTGCAGCATACCTGTCACTGACTGAGTGAACTGTTTGTAATAGATTCTTTATAAGGGCTGTTTCTGAACCAGGCGTAAATACTGTAGGTAATGTTTAAGTTATGTAAGAATGTAAACACTTTAGTTAAAAGAAGAGCCACTTTGCAGCCTAAAGTAATTGTACGCATCTGTGTGTATCCCCCTCTGTCATACAGaggcagatctaggatcagttttatcCTCCACACAATCCTTACCCTACCCATTAAAGTAGGGAACTGCAAAACTGACCATAGATTTTAGGTGCAATTTGACACTTACTCTGTGCTTAGTCTGTTTGAGTCTCCATTGGTTTCTATTAGTGTTAGTGAGTAATTTTTCTAGTCCATGACCACAAATGAGTTATCCGTCAATAAACGGACATCGAATTAAACATTGAAAGCATATGACTTGTGACGTCAGAGCTGACTGTTAAAAGCAACCATGAAAATGAGGTACTTCTATAGAAGGTGAGTCAACGTGTGTTGGGTGACTGGGATGTGTGTACTATGTTGGATGTATCAACGCGTTTGTTACTTTCATTGTCAGGTCTCTGTTAGTGGGTGAACACTCCTGTCAGTTTATCTCTACAACTGTTTGACCAGTCAGGCAGTCAGAattggaaccaatggaatagtcccaaaagagTCAACTCCATCAAGAGCACCTCAAAACTATGTAAGTATATAATTATTAAGGCAGTCAAAAAGTTGATGAAAACTGATTAAATCTGACAAAGGCCCAGTTCTATCCCCTTCCCTTATCAACCAAAAGCTTTAAATCCTAGGCCTACACTGAGTTCACCAAACattattcctaatattgagttgtacttGCACATCCCCTTATGCCTTCAGAAcggcctcaattcgtcggggcatggaatttacaaggtgtccaaagcgttccacagggatgctggcccacgttgactccaatgcttcccacagttgtcaaattggctggatgtcctttgagggGTGGAccattgatacacacgggaaactgttgcacttggaaaaacccagcagtgttgcagttcttgacacaaaccggtgtgcctggcacctaataccatacccagttcaaaggcacttaaatattttgtcttgcccattcaccctctgaatggcacacatacacaatccttgtctcaaggtttaaaaatccttctttaacctgtcctccccttcatctacactgaagtggatttaacaagtgacatcaataagaggtcatagctttcacctggtcagtatatgtcatggaaagagcaggtgttcttaatgttttgtaaactcaacaTGTTTTTAGGTGCAATTTCACGCTACTACTCTGCTTAGTCTGAGTCGTCATTGGTTTCTATTAGTGCTATCAGTAAATaaacagacaaaataaaacgGTAATACACATTGAAAGCATATAAATTGTGACGTCAGAGCTGACTGAAAGCAACCATGAAAATGAAGTCTTCTGTAGCTTGGTGGTTTCACACGTTCCATTTTCTACTAGGTTAGAGCTTATTTTAAGTCATAATCAAAATATAAAATGTTTCACTCGTTGACGCCCAAGAAATAGAATCGTGTTGGAAGTTGAAGATATAGAAGGTGAGTCGACGTGTGTTGGGTGCCTGGGATGTGTAAACTGGTGGATATATCAGCACACGCTCTTTCCTTTCATTGTCAGGTCTCCGGCAGTTAGTTAGTGAGTGAGTGAACACCTCAGTCAGTTTCTCTACAAGTGTTTGACTTGTCAGAATTGGAACCAATGAGACAGTCCCAAAAGAGTCAACTCCAAGCAACAGCAAGAGCACCTCAACACTATATAAGTATAGAATTATTAAGGCTGTCAGAGTTAATCAGTTTTATCAACTTTTTGACATTTTAATgcaccatttttattttttataacaaCTAATCACATTATCTGAAAGTGTTGGAAATACATTGAAAACATCCACAATACATGATCTATACAGCAAAAATCTACAAGTTGACAATCAGGTTAAATAAAGTGAGCTTTCTCAATTTACGTAATTTGCTAACCGTTACTTTAGACAAAATCAAGACCTCCCTATACgtgtaatgttttttttgtatGAACTTGGACACTTCAACCTcctattcatcatctccagcactaaaccagtgtctacatatgtgaaaacggcACATTTCTATCAGGGGCAGTCGCCATACCCTAGCTCAAGGCAAAAAATGTAAAGTAAGCAACAACAAAGTAGGCTAAAATCATTCCAATCCTGATTCAAATGACTTTAGGACCATGCAAAGCGTCACTCGGAGAGCAGTTGTCAGCCTGCAGCCTTTTTTCTCACTTTTAGAAATTGGAGACAGTGCCAGTTTGTTTTGCAAGTCAGCCATTTAGGCAGTGCACAAATTGCTTTGAATTTGATGTCTCCATTTGAACTCGTAAACCTTGTTGTAATCTGATAGCCAGGGGTTAATTGAATTGGGAGGAGGGCAATGTTCCCTCTTTGTTTCGGTACTGAGCAAATTTAAGGTCGGCTGAGCACAAACCTGAACGTTGTGAAAATGATGTGCAAATTCCAGCAGACTTTTACTgagaacactgaggctgtaccctctTTAAAGTACAGTTTTAACaatggccaagtaggctactgtggctgtttga
Proteins encoded in this region:
- the LOC106583916 gene encoding splicing factor, arginine/serine-rich 19 isoform X1, whose translation is MEEANIASRAKAQEFIHATSQILSQTNQNHSSQHAPSSSSSSQVPPSPGPTPAQFILHSALPLVGCTKTPPSHLHLGMSLGGGCAQTPPPPMPSGFLGGSGDSSDIGWDNESKDPDKYLKKLHTQERAVEEVKLAIKPYYQRKDINKDDYKDILRKAVHKICHSRKGEINPVKVSNLVKLYVQRYKYFRKHGRKMDEEVREDREMDSSY
- the LOC106583916 gene encoding splicing factor, arginine/serine-rich 19 isoform X2, whose product is MEEANIASRAKAQEFIHATSQVPPSPGPTPAQFILHSALPLVGCTKTPPSHLHLGMSLGGGCAQTPPPPMPSGFLGGSGDSSDIGWDNESKDPDKYLKKLHTQERAVEEVKLAIKPYYQRKDINKDDYKDILRKAVHKICHSRKGEINPVKVSNLVKLYVQRYKYFRKHGRKMDEEVREDREMDSSY